One window from the genome of Mycolicibacterium gadium encodes:
- a CDS encoding nicotinamidase: protein MRALIITDVQNDFCEGGSLEVTRGAEVAGAISELLAGDHGYAHVVATKDFHIDPGEHFSDNPDYAHSWPRHCVVSTSGADFHPHLDTGEVEAVFRKGQYAAAYSGFEGADDDGTLLADWLRQRGVDEVDIVGIATDYCVRATAADAVESGFATRVLLDLTAGVAPESTTKAIEDMRAAGVEIS, encoded by the coding sequence ATGCGGGCGCTGATCATCACCGACGTTCAGAACGACTTCTGCGAAGGCGGTTCGCTGGAGGTGACACGCGGCGCCGAAGTCGCCGGCGCCATCAGCGAGCTGCTGGCCGGTGACCACGGCTACGCACATGTGGTGGCGACCAAGGACTTTCACATTGATCCCGGTGAACACTTCTCCGACAATCCGGACTACGCGCACTCGTGGCCGCGACACTGCGTGGTGTCGACCTCAGGCGCCGACTTCCACCCCCATCTGGATACCGGCGAGGTCGAGGCCGTCTTCCGCAAGGGTCAGTACGCCGCCGCCTACAGCGGCTTCGAGGGCGCCGACGACGACGGCACCCTGCTGGCCGACTGGCTACGGCAGCGCGGTGTCGACGAGGTCGACATCGTCGGTATAGCGACGGACTACTGCGTGCGAGCGACGGCCGCGGATGCCGTGGAGTCGGGGTTCGCCACCCGCGTCCTGCTGGACCTGACGGCCGGCGTCGCGCCCGAGTCGACAACCAAGGCCATCGAGGACATGCGCGCCGCCGGGGTCGAGATCAGTTAG